CCCCGAATATGATAAGGATATTGATGGCTTTTCTATTGATATAAAAGGTGTAAATGCTTATTGGGTCTTTAACCATAAGAAGTTTTCATACCCGGCAGCATATAGTCAGTCTAGTAACCAGCGACGTAGTGCAGGATCTTTTATTGCTGGTTTTTCTTATTCTCAGCACAGGATTCATTTTGATCATAATCAATTGCCAGCCCCTATACTTGAGAAGCTTAGCGATGCGCTAAAGTTTAATGAGGTCAATTATTCTGATTACAGTTTAAACTTCGGTTATGCATATAACTGGGTATTTGCCAAAAACTGGCTGGCAAATATTTCCCTGGCACCTGCAGTTGCTTATAAGAAATCAAAGTTTGACTCAGAGGAAAAAAGCTATCCTACATTTAAGGACATTAACTTAGATCTGATAACAAGAATGGGAATTGTATACAACGACTCTAAATATTTTGTGGGAGCTTCCTTAGTGATGCATACTTATGATTACCGTACTAAAAACTTCTACCTGAACAATAGCTTTGGAACCATTAGGGTTTATGCAGGGCTCAACTTCTCAAAGAAAAAACAGTATAGAAATAAGTAACAAACAAAAAGGCTATTAATTCTTTACATATATAGAGAGTTTTATATAATATATTAGAACGTTGAAGTTTACTAAAATTCTCAGCAGTTATGGTCATTAATAAACTAACATTAGCATTATGAATAAAGAAGAATTTATGCGCAGAGCTATTGAGCTTTCTATTGAAAACATTGCAAATGGCGGAGGCCCTTTTGGCGCCGTTATTGTGAAAGATGGAGAGATTGTGGCCACAGGAGTAAACAGAGTGACTGATTCTTGTGATCCTACCGCACATGCGGAAGTATGCGCTATTCGTGCCGCCGCAAAAGCACTGGGCACTTTCAATCTGAGCGGATGCGAGATTTATACATCCTGTGAACCTTGCCCAATGTGTTTAGGGGCTATATACTGGGCTCGTCTGGATAAAATGTATTACGCAAATACTAAAACTGATGCAATGAACATTGGCTTTGATGATTCTTTTATCTATGATGAACTGGATCTAAAGCCCGGCGACAGGAAACTACAGTCGGAATCATTACTTCGCGACGAAGCTCTGAAAGCCTTTGAAGCATGGACAAAGAATACTGAAAAGATTGAATATTAATCGGTAAAAGGAATATTAAAGAATTATTCCAGAAATATTTTTCGTTTGATATACATCTAAGCATCTATTTGATATACATCAAGAGACCACTTAGATATACATCAAACAGGCACTTAGATGGGGGTCTAAATCTTTATTAATCTTTATTCCTTCTTCTAATCACATAAAAGAAATCCTCTTCTGAAACTTAAATTATCAGAAGAGGATTTTATATTGTTATCCTGACAAACAAGAATTCTATTTACCTAAAATCTGAATCCTAAAGTTAGAAGAACTTGTTGTTTATCGTTATTAACTATCGTTTTATTTAATTCTGCGATATCAAAAGCATAAAAGTCTTCTTTATATGCGCTGTATTGGTAAGCAATATCTGCATAAAAGCTTCCGCTTCTGTATCCCAGACCAAGAGTATAGTTATTTATAGATTTTTCATTTGAATAATCAGTATCAGTGCGAACAGAATTTAAAGGTAAGCTTTTGTATGCACCATCTTTATACCCAGCGCCAATATGATTATATCCTGCACGGATTGCAAATTCAGGAACCAATTTTACTTCAGCACCTAAACGGAGTGTACTTACACCTTTCAACATGTCTTTCATCATTGAATTTTCGTAAGTCATTGAAGAACCATCATAATAGCTTAACTTAGCTGTAGAATAATCTTTGTACTCATATTCCGCACCAAGAGCAACATTACTTCCAATTGTATAACCCAAACTTAAGTTGTATTTCCATGGGGTACGAATCTGATATTCAGTAGCAACATCACCTTTAATCTCTTTATAAGTATCAATAGAAAGTGGATTAACCGGAATAATATAGCCATTCTTAACATCAGCATCAGATGTTAAAATAGCACTATTATACATAGTCAAATTATAGAATGTAGGAGTATGTATTGCTGCTCCAATTCTTAAAGGAGAATCTTCGAACGGACGGAAAATAACTCCTGCTTTGAAATCAACTCCGGTCCCTGTAGTTCTCATAAAATTCTCAAGGGAATAAGAATAGTTATTGTTATCCTTGAAATATGGAATTTCATTACCTTTATCATCAAGAGGATTAATACTTGAATTAAAAAACTCACTATACAATGTATTCTTTGTATAATTTAAATCGTAAGCACCAAGCGTAAATCCTAAATAAACCCGATTATTAATATTGAACGACACATTAAAATCATAAACATCAATGCCACCTCTTTCTATGGAACTATAACTGCCAGAAGGATCATTAGCTTGAAAGCCAACATATTCGCCTGAATGCTTTGGATCTAGGTTCGGCCGAATTAAAAAACTATTCCATCCTAAGATTGAAAGCCAACTTGCATAAGATCCATTATTAGCTAATTCACCAAGTCCCATTTCATTTTCAGAAAGACCAACACCTTGATGAGGAGCATTAGCCATATTAGCCATCTGATCTGTTTGAGAAGTTCCATTCAAATTACCCTGCATTGCAAAATCTCTATTAAAAGATTTAGCTTTATGATAATTGAACCCAAAGTTTACATACTTCAATGCTGTTTGATTCCCTATCTTTGATGAATAAACGAAACCGATATTATCAAACGAACCACGTAGCTTATCAGAATTCATTTTGCTACCATTGAAATTACTCTCAGAAGTTGTATAATTGATACCGAAAGACGTCATCAAATCGTTGCTTCTGTAAAGACCAATTCCGGCAGGGTTTGTTCCTATAGTGGAGATATCTCCTCCTAATGCGCCCATTGCACCACCCATACCTACAAAACGTGCAGTTCCATTAAGATCACTACCGGAGAACTTCGCTGCATCATATATTGTCTGAGCACCAGCTTCTGTACTTAGCAAAAGCCCACATGCTACTAATTTTATTAAGTTTTTAATTTTCATAGAAATTTTCTTTTATAATGAATTACTATTATCAACTATAAACAGAATATCAGGCTTATCTTCTGCCACCGCCAGAGCGTGAGCTACCTCCACTGGAAGAGCTTCCTCCTGAACGGGAACTTCCACCTCCGCTATAACTACTGCGGGATGAGCTATTATCACTAGGAGTATAACTACGACTTGAAGATCTGTTATTATCAGAAGATCTATTATTGTCATAAGTAGAACGTCTTGATTGGCCTTCACTACCATAACTACTTCTGCTTTCTGAGCTGGTTCCACGACTGTATGAACCGCTTCTTGTTGGAGTTGATTCAGGACGACTGTATGAAGATCCTCTTCTATCAACACCTTCACTACCGGTTGAATAAGTACGGGTAGAACTTGGGCGGGTGTAAGTTGATCTTCTTGAAGGACCTTCTCCCCGATCAAAGCTACCTGATTCAGAACGGATATATCCGGAACGGCGGCTTACTCCTGAATAGTCATCAGTACTACGGGTACCCACTACTCTGCTACTTGAAGAGCGGCGACCTATTGAAGAACGGTCTTGTATACTTCCTGAACGAGAATAGCTTGAAGAACGACGGTCTATTGTAGATGTACGTGAACGATCACTTCCAAATTCAGAACGATGGGTGTTGTAATATCCACCACGACCGGCCCATTGTCCACCATAGCCTCCGCCATAGTAGCCACCATACCATGAGTTATATCCGTGACCGTAATAAGGGTATCCACCATAGTAACCTCCCCAGGATCCGTAACTACCATAGTATCCACCATAATATGGATAACCCCAGGAAGAGCCCCAGCCCATGCCGTAACTATTATAGCGCCAATCCCACCACAAACGATTAGTAAAGGTAGGAAATGCATAAGCATAAAAGTCATCAACATAAATATTCCAGTCCCATGAGTTCAGACCATATACAACATCCCAATAATAAGGACTACTGATACTTACAGCAAAGCGAGGATTACGAAAACGAACAATTCTTTGTGCGTATTCATAATCATCTTGAGTTCCGTTGAAGCCATTAACCCACTCGCCACGTTCTGGGTTTAGTTTTTCTTCAACAAATAATGTATCATTTGTCACATTGAAATCATTTTCTTTCGCATCATAACGACGGTTATATTCGTCTATATCGCGAACATCACCCTTACGGTCCTTAACCACAACCGGCATATTGGTAGAAATATAAGTACGCTTCCTTTCGGTCACTTTCTTTTTCTCTACTTTCCTCACCGAAGTATCCTTTTTATCAGGATTGTAGTAAAGATCATCATAACTTTGAGCCATCACCACTGGCGACACACAAAGCGCGATTAGCAATATCTTAACAATCTTTTTCATGATTCTTTTAGTTTAAAATTGATTATCTCTTTTAAATCCGATACAAAGATAAATAAGAGAATCATCTATAAAGGAATATTTTCCCCAAATAGTAATAGGGATTTCCCTATTTTACGTACCTTTGTGCACATAAACGTTAAGAATAAAGCATATTATGAGATATTTTGAAGTTACATTTAAAACAAACCCTTGCACAGCAACTGTAAACGATGTACTTTCCGCTATTCTGGGGGAAATTGGTTTTGAAAGTTTTGTTGAAGAAAACGATGGTATTAAAGGATACATTCAACAACCTGTTTATGATGAAGCTACATTAAAAGAGGCGATTGCCAATATCCCTCTGGAAGATGTCACAATCTCATACGACACACAATTAATGGAAGATAAAGATTGGAATGAAGAATGGGAAAAAAACTTCTTTCAGCCTATTGTTATTGGTAATCGCTGCGCCATTCACAGTACCTTCCACAAAGATGTTCCAAAAGCAGAATATGATATACTAATCAATCCACAGATGGCATTTGGTACAGGACATCATGAAACAACCAGTC
This genomic interval from uncultured Bacteroides sp. contains the following:
- a CDS encoding DUF4421 domain-containing protein, which produces MAKENINTIGHKINEIDTSYVEPNKYTFAFMLENSNWYEYYRLSSNESNPQRITIAPNMSYKLGGYFGWKWIFLGWSINLKDLLGNDNSSKKKTEFGLSLYSSMVGGDIYYRKSGSDFKIRSTSGIFNNGETPEYDKDIDGFSIDIKGVNAYWVFNHKKFSYPAAYSQSSNQRRSAGSFIAGFSYSQHRIHFDHNQLPAPILEKLSDALKFNEVNYSDYSLNFGYAYNWVFAKNWLANISLAPAVAYKKSKFDSEEKSYPTFKDINLDLITRMGIVYNDSKYFVGASLVMHTYDYRTKNFYLNNSFGTIRVYAGLNFSKKKQYRNK
- a CDS encoding nucleoside deaminase — protein: MNKEEFMRRAIELSIENIANGGGPFGAVIVKDGEIVATGVNRVTDSCDPTAHAEVCAIRAAAKALGTFNLSGCEIYTSCEPCPMCLGAIYWARLDKMYYANTKTDAMNIGFDDSFIYDELDLKPGDRKLQSESLLRDEALKAFEAWTKNTEKIEY
- a CDS encoding TonB-dependent receptor gives rise to the protein MKNLIKLVACGLLLSTEAGAQTIYDAAKFSGSDLNGTARFVGMGGAMGALGGDISTIGTNPAGIGLYRSNDLMTSFGINYTTSESNFNGSKMNSDKLRGSFDNIGFVYSSKIGNQTALKYVNFGFNYHKAKSFNRDFAMQGNLNGTSQTDQMANMANAPHQGVGLSENEMGLGELANNGSYASWLSILGWNSFLIRPNLDPKHSGEYVGFQANDPSGSYSSIERGGIDVYDFNVSFNINNRVYLGFTLGAYDLNYTKNTLYSEFFNSSINPLDDKGNEIPYFKDNNNYSYSLENFMRTTGTGVDFKAGVIFRPFEDSPLRIGAAIHTPTFYNLTMYNSAILTSDADVKNGYIIPVNPLSIDTYKEIKGDVATEYQIRTPWKYNLSLGYTIGSNVALGAEYEYKDYSTAKLSYYDGSSMTYENSMMKDMLKGVSTLRLGAEVKLVPEFAIRAGYNHIGAGYKDGAYKSLPLNSVRTDTDYSNEKSINNYTLGLGYRSGSFYADIAYQYSAYKEDFYAFDIAELNKTIVNNDKQQVLLTLGFRF